The Argentina anserina chromosome 3, drPotAnse1.1, whole genome shotgun sequence genome includes a region encoding these proteins:
- the LOC126786587 gene encoding uncharacterized protein LOC126786587 isoform X2 has translation MANPRGFSVRTPAHEIRKKRAGGQRNKEELEKEVSLLQTVLNQEEKVHEVLEYAYNRKSSESASAIQIPTFIPQKAKELLAELAMVEGEISRLEDQIRKLKLGLKQEEQATKESKARQGQHDEKLSLTKRGVHHDSKGYETKALHFISKAIKGDYDLHNEHSLTQKMENLRHFSDQKENSFYEDVRVQSKVPRKGGFISAPSPSPLRASRHTSVPKLREVKQVISSDHLPPKTVPILTQQEENNQTWQPNKLSEEILKCLNLIYVRLLRTTRTMELEKSGPISRSLHSSSVVTSRSFRDDSSLNPKSSLLLQKESRQQDPYGIFNVEDSIPRDIGPYKNLVVFTSISMDPRSISASNSIPLLKKLRVLLNNLLTLDLGSLTYQQKLAFWINMYNACIMNGFLEFGAHSSADKLITFLNKATLNIGGKILNAQSIEQHILRKPAPAAPLKEALFANSMVFSPWILMSHLLCVVELVLLQR, from the exons ATGGCTAACCCCAGAGGCTTTTCTGTTCGCACGCCAGCTCATGAGATT AGAAAGAAGAGAGCGGGTGGGCAGAGAAACAAAGAGGAGCTTGAAAAAGAG GTCTCTTTGCTTCAAACAGTGTTAAATCAAGAAGAGAAAGTACATGAGGTTTTGGAATACGCCTACAATCGAAAAAGTTCGGAGTCTGCTTCTGCTATTCAAATTCCAACATTTATTCCACAGAAG GCAAAGGAACTCTTAGCAGAGTTGGCTATGGTCGAAGGGGAAATTTCTCGACTCGAAGACCAAATCAGAAAACTTAAACTAGGACTTAAACAGGAAGAACAAGCTACTAAGGAATCTAAGGCTCGACAAGGGCAACATGATGAAAAACTAAGCCTCACAAAGAGAGGTGTTCATCATGACAGCAAAGGATACGAAACCAAGGCATTGCATTTCATAAGTAAAGCTATAAAAGGTGATTATGATCTACATAATGAGCACAGTTTAACTCAGAAAATGGAAAACTTGAGACATTTTTCTGATCAGAAAGAAAATTCGTTCTATGAGGATGTTAGAGTTCAGTCTAAGGTTCCACGTAAAGGTGGATTCATAAGTGCACCCTCACCCTCACCCTTGCGAGCTTCAAGACATACATCAGTACCAAAG cTGAGAGAAGTGAAACAAGTCATTTCTTCAGATCATCTTCCACCAAAAACTGTACCAATTTTAACACAACAAGAAGAGAACAACCAGACTTGGCAACCAAACAAGCTCTCAGAGGAAATTTTGAAGTGTCTGAACCTCATTTATGTTAGGCTGCTTAGAACAACCAGAACAATGGAATTAGAAAAATCAGGCCCAATTTCAAGGTCTTTGCACTCTTCTTCTGTTGTAACCTCAAGAAGCTTCAGGGATGATAGCAGCCTAAATCCCAAGTCAAGCCTTCTGTTACAGAAGGAATCAAGGCAACAAGACCCTTATGGCATCTTCAATGTCGAAGACTCTATTCCTAGGGATATTGGTCCTTACAAGAACTTGgttgtttttacctcaatttctATGGACCCTAGATCTATTTCAGCATCCAACTCCATTCCTTTACTGAAGAAGTTGAG GGTATTGCTGAACAATCTCCTGACTCTGGATTTGGGGTCCTTGACATACCAGCAGAAGTTAGCATTCTGGATCAACATGTACAATGCTTGTATCATGAAT GGCTTTCTCGAATTTGGCGCGCATTCTTCCGCAGACAAGCTAATCACATTTCTGAACAAG GCGACACTGAATATAGGTGGTAAGATTTTAAATGCTCAATCTATTGAGCAGCATATACTGAGGAAACCAGCACCTGCAGCTCCATTGAAAGAG GCACTGTTCGCCAACTCTATGGTCTTCAGTCCATGGATCCTAATGTCACATTTGCTCTGTGTTGTGGAACTCGTTCTTCTCCAGCG GTGA
- the LOC126786588 gene encoding lysM domain receptor-like kinase 3 translates to MRRRPQHSSNITLKTSPNKSPHHPLSMCKSKMAIDAAQPTSSPRPTTHLSSSPQTRTQTQTRPTFISSSSSPSTSTSNTSYKLYSTASTSSLTSLGSFRLSLPENPNLYDFSEIRAATNNFLAKRLLSSSSTPSWRCTLRGRDTVVFQRKFRRKLTTQELKSRLSMLCRSHHTSIIKLLGASVSGDNTHLFLVYDFVTSSASLAACLRNKANPDFTVLSTWMSRMQVAADLAQGLDYIHNNTGLNVTIVHNRIKSSSVLVTEPNCNARICHFGTAQLCGEADFTTQMDSKPKSKSAGAGEIVEEVGRTPKSKLGTQFEGERGYMSPEYQASGVATQKSDVYAFGVVILELLSGQEPFNYKFDKARGDFVSTTVVDSAQAAVAGGGLRTWVDKRLKDSFPVEIAEKLTRVALDCVQVDPDKRPGMGRVVGKISKFYLDSRTWSEKFGFPTGISISLVPR, encoded by the coding sequence ATGCGCCGCCGCCCACAGCATTCCTCAAACATAACATTAAAGACCTCACCAAATAAAAGCCCCCACCACCCACTTTCTATGTGCAAATCGAAAATGGCCATCGACGCCGCCCAACCCACCTCCTCCCCTCGACCCACAACCCACCTCTCCTCCTCCCCCCAGACCCGGACCCAAACCCAAACCCGGCCCACCTtcatctcctcctcttcctcaccCTCCACCTCGACCTCAAACACAAGCTACAAGCTCTACTCCACCGCCTCCACCTCCAGCCTAACCTCCCTCGGCAGCTTCCGCCTCTCCCTCCCTGAAAACCCAAACCTCTACGACTTCTCCGAAATCCGCGCCGCCACCAACAACTTCCTCGCCAAGcgcctcctctcctcctcctccacacCCTCCTGGCGCTGCACCCTCCGCGGCCGAGACACCGTCGTCTTCCAGCGAAAGTTCCGCCGCAAACTCACCACCCAAGAACTCAAGTCCCGCCTCTCCATGCTCTGCCGCAGCCACCACACCTCCATCATCAAGCTCCTCGGCGCATCCGTATCCGGCGACAACACCCACCTCTTCTTGGTCTACGATTTCGTCACCAGCTCCGCCAGCCTCGCCGCGTGTCTCCGCAACAAAGCCAATCCAGATTTCACGGTTCTGTCGACTTGGATGTCAAGAATGCAGGTCGCCGCCGACTTGGCTCAGGGTCTGGATTACATTCATAACAATACAGGCTTGAATGTAACGATAGTCCACAACCGCATCAAGAGCAGCAGCGTCTTGGTCACGGAGCCAAACTGCAACGCCAGAATCTGTCATTTCGGGACAGCCCAGCTTTGCGGCGAGGCCGACTTTACAACCCAGATGGACTCCAAGCCCAAGTCCAAATCTGCCGGCGCCGGTGAGATCGTTGAGGAAGTGGGTCGGACCCCGAAATCGAAATTGGGGACCCAATTCGAAGGAGAGAGAGGGTACATGTCGCCGGAGTATCAAGCCAGCGGCGTCGCCACCCAAAAGTCCGACGTGTACGCGTTCGGGGTGGTGATTCTGGAGCTGTTGTCGGGTCAGGAGCCGTTTAACTACAAGTTCGATAAGGCTCGCGGCGATTTTGTAAGCACCACCGTCGTCGACTCCGCTCAGGCCGCCGTCGCCGGCGGCGGGTTGAGGACTTGGGTGGATAAAAGGCTGAAGGACTCGTTCCCGGTCGAGATCGCCGAGAAGCTGACACGTGTTGCGCTGGATTGTGTACAAGTGGACCCGGATAAGCGACCCGGCATGGGACGCGTAGTGGGGAAGATCTCCAAGTTTTACTTGGACTCCCGGACTTGGTCGGAGAAGTTCGGCTTTCCCACCGGCATTTCTATCTCGCTGGTTCCGAGATGA
- the LOC126789388 gene encoding ABC transporter G family member 28-like codes for MVTREHLFLSLRVLLHLLALSLVWPPLLPVSSEDLGGGIGDNIGGGDDGGDDSGGGGGGDPSAFSGYATSMILDSFSNVTPILKIELQDKFSYCIIDVDEDWNGAFNFSDDSTFISNCAKKLGGSMGEIMQRLCSFKELSLYGQSLTDLKGTSKLKPNKNCNLTTWNPGCEPGWACGTVEKVDVKNKTYVPSRTEACAPCCAGFFCPHGLTCMIPCPKGAYCPRGELNNSTGACTPYRYQLPPGKNHSCGGADRWADVMSSKAIFCPGGSYCPSSIQKSPCSSGHYCRLGSTSEEGCFKMASCKSRSDHQNITAYGILLFAAIIFILLIIYNCTDQVLSTREKRQAKSREKAVQSVRETAQAREKWKSAKDIAKKHAVGLSTQFSRTFSRRKSTRHSGQLKGMGQAKPGTDGALPPMGSVGASEAGTSKGKKKEKSNLTQMMHAIENDPESHEGFNLEIGDKNIKKHAPKGKQLHTQSQIFKYAYGQIEKEKALQEQAANLTFSGVLQMAGEIEIQKRPPIEVAFKDLTLTLKGKNIHLLRCVTGKISPGRVSAVMGPSGAGKTTFLSALLGKVRGCTMSGMVLVNGKMESIHSYKKIVGFVPQDDIVHGNLTVEENLWFSARCRLSSKLPQPEKVLVVERVIESLGLQAVRDSIVGTVEKRGISGGQRKRVNVGLEMVMEPSLLILDEPTSGLDSSSSNLLLRALRREALEGVNICMVVHQPSYTLFRMFDDLILLAKGGLTVYHGSVKKVEEYFASLGITVPDRVNPPDYFIDILEGLVKPSTSSAVNYKQLPVRWMLHNGYPVPMDMLQSSEGMAASTSDTSGQGENVPNSGGEGFWQDVKCHVEVKKDNLQHNLLKKSDLSERKTPGMVLQYRYFLGRVGKQRLRESRTQAIDFLILLLAGLCLGVLAKVSEETFGYQGYMYTVIAVSLLGKIAALRTFGLDKLHYWRESSAGMSSLAYFLAKDTVDHFNTLIKPLVYLSMFYFFNNPRSTVGDNYVVLLCLVYCVTGIAYALSIYLNPGPAQLWSVLLPVVLTLIANNTIESDIVEVISDFCYTKWAMESFVISNARRYSGVWIITRCGSLMKNRYDLKDWYRNLALLVVTGLLTRCIAYVILVVKKK; via the exons ATGGTCACCAGAGAGcacctctttctctctcttaggGTTCTCCTCCATCTCCTCGCCCTCAGCCTCGTCTGGCCGCCGCTTCTCCCTGTTTCCAGCGAGGACCTCGGCGGCGGCATCGGCGACAATATCGGCGGCGGAGACGATGGAGGCGACGAtagcggaggaggaggaggcggcgATCCTTCCGCGTTCAGCGGCTACGCCACCAGTATGATCTTGGATTCATTCTCCAACGTCACGCCGATTCTCAAAATTGAGCTGCAGGATAAGTTTAGCTACTGCATCATTGACGT agaCGAGGATTGGAATGGAGCTTTCAATTTCTCAGACGATTCAACCTTCATTTCCAACTGCGCCAAAAAATTGG GTGGATCAATGGGAGAGATTATGCAGCGATTGTGTTCTTTTAAAGAACTATCGCTGTATGGTCAAAGCTTAACAGATCTCAAGGGAACCAGTAAATTGAAACCCAATAAGAACTGTAACCTGACTACTTGGAATCCTGGATGTGAACCTGGGTGGGCTTGTGGAACTGTTGAGAAAGTTGACgtgaaaaataaaacatatgtCCCTAGCAGAACTGAAGCTTGTGCACCTTGTTGTGCGGGTTTTTTCTGCCCGCATGGTCTTACTTGCATGATCC CTTGCCCAAAAGGTGCTTACTGCCCACGTGGAGAGCTTAATAACAGTACTGGTGCATGCACACC ATATCGTTATCAGCTACCTCCAGGGAAGAACCATAGTTGCGGAGGAGCAGATAGGTGGGCTGATGTCATGAGTAGTAAAGCGATATTTTGTCCGGGTGGTTCGTACTGTCCGTCTAGCATCCAGAAAAGTCCTTGCAGTAGTGG ACATTATTGCCGGCTGGGCTCCACATCTGAGGAAG GATGTTTTAAAATGGCAAGCTGTAAGTCGCGGTCGGATCATCAAAATATTACTGCATATGGTATCCTGCTTTTT GCTGCAATAATATTTATACTTCTCATTATATACAACTGTACTGATCAAGTTCTTTCCACTCGAGAGAAAAGACAAGCAAAATCCAGGGAAAAGGCTGTTCAAAGTGTTAGAGAAACAGCACAAGCACGCGAAAAATGGAAATCTGCAAAAGACATTGCTAAAAAGCATGCTGTTGGACTGTCAACACAGTTTTCACGTACATTTTCTCGCAGAAAATCCACCCGACATTCAGGCCAACTGAAAGGAATGGGACAAGCTAAACCTGGAACAGATGGTGCCTTGCCACCTATGGGCTCAGTAGGTGCTTCTGAAGCTGGAACAtctaaaggaaagaaaaaggaaaaaagcaACCTCACACAAATGATGCATGCTATTGAGAATGACCCAGAGAGTCATGAAGGTTTCAATCTAGAGATAGGggataaaaatattaaaaagcaTGCACCAAAAGGTAAGCAGTTGCATACTCAGAGTCAGATTTTCAAGTATGCATATGGTcagattgagaaagaaaaggcttTACAGGAGCAGGCTGCAAACTTAACCTTCTCTGGGGTTCTACAGATGGCTGGtgaaattgaaatccaaaagAGGCCTCCAATTGAGGTTGCTTTTAAAGATCTAACGCTCACATTGAAAGGGAAAAACATACATCTTTTAAGATGTGTGACTGGGAAAATATCACCCGGCAGGGTTTCAGCTGTCATGGGTCCATCTGGAGCAGGAAAAACAACTTTTCTTTCTGCTTTGTTAGGAAAAGTGAGAGGGTGCACCATGAGTGGTATGGTTCTTGTAAATGGAAAAATGGAATCTATCCACTCATATAAGAAAATCGTTGGATTTGTTCCACAAGATGATATCGTGCATGGCAATTTGACAGTGGAAGAAAATCTCTGGTTCAGTGCAAGATGCAG ACTCTCTTCCAAACTGCCTCAACCAGAAAAGGTGTTGGTTGTAGAAAGAGTTATTGAATCCTTGGGCTTGCAGGCAGTGCGGGATTCCATAGTTGGGACAGTAGAGAAACGAGGAATCTCTGGAGGTCAAAGAAAAAGAGTAAATGTTGGGCTAGAAATGGTCATGGAACCATCACTTCTTATTTTAGATGAACCCACATCTGGTTTGGATAGTTCATCTTCTAATCTGCTACTTAGAGCTCTTAGACGTGAGGCTCTTGAAGGAGTTAACATTTGCATGGTTGTCCACCAGCCAag CTACACCTTGTTTAGGATGTTTGATGATTTGATACTTCTCGCTAAAGGTGGGCTTACAGTGTATCATGGATCAGTGAAGAAAGTTGAAGAGTACTTTGCAAGCCTTGGGATTACTGTTCCTGATCGTGTCAATCCTCCAGACTATTTCATTGACATTTTGGAAGGTTTAGTAAAACCAAGCACAAGCTCCGCTGTGAACTATAAACAACTACCAGTTAGGTGGATGCTTCATAATGGGTACCCAGTTCCTATGGATATGCTTCAGAGTTCTGAGGGAATGGCTGCATCAACAAGTGACACTTCAGGTCAAGGAGAAAATGTTCCTAACTCTGGAGGGGAGGGTTTTTGGCAGGATGTCAAGTGTCATGTTGAGGTGAAAAAGGACAATTTACAGCATAATCTTCTAAAGAAGAGCGATCTATCAGAGAGGAAGACCCCTGGCATGGTCCTGCAATACAGATACTTCCTTGGCAG GGTTGGTAAGCAGCGATTACGAGAATCGAGGACACAAGCTAtagattttcttattttattgcTTGCTGGATTATGCTTGGGAGTTCTTGCTAAAGTAAGCGAGGAGACTTTCGGGTATCAAGGTTATATGTACACTGTCATAGCAGTTT CTCTCCTGGGCAAGATTGCAGCTTTGAGAACGTTTGGACTGGATAAATTGCACTACTGGAGGGAGAGCTCTGCTGGCATGAGTAGCTTGGCTTACTTTCTTGCAAAAGATACGGTTGATCATTTTAATACACTCATCAAGCCTCTTGTTTACCTCTCCATGTTCTATTTCTTCAACAATCCAAGATCAACTGTCGGAGATAATTATGTTGTTTTGTTATGTTTGGTTTACTGCGTAACTGGTATCGCTTATGCATTGTCCATATACCTGAATCCCGGTCCAGCCCAACTG TGGTCTGTGCTTCTCCCAGTCGTTTTGACTCTAATAGCAAACAATACTATTGAAAGTGATATTGTGGAAGTAATATCTGACTTCTGCTACACCAAGTGGGCTATGGAATCATTTGTCATATCAAATGCCCGAAG GTACTCTGGAGTTTGGATAATAACAAGATGTGGTTCACTTATGAAGAATCGTTATGATCTCAAGGATTGGTACCGTAATTTAGCCTTGCTCGTTGTTACTGGTTTATTAACAAGATGCATCGCATACGTTATTTTGGTCGTCAAAAAGAAGTAA
- the LOC126787319 gene encoding transcription factor TCP20-like: MGSLPKLSTNVSSGSSYVLHGKASTTDGHKKVESGECGICLPKKCVARIVQLTHDLGHNTNGQTVEWLLQQAEPFIIAATGKGISPVHALSTQAMNLEKKGTVSLGKKDLFKKKRAKCGQPLPPPYDYLMRLVTNYEIDFSANDVSVDVGIKTHEETKNQGVAEQKKD, translated from the coding sequence ATGGGATCACTACCAAAGTTGTCAACTAATGTCTCCAGTGGTAGCAGTTATGTCCTCCATGGCAAGGCTTCAACAACAGATGGCCACAAAAAGGTTGAAAGTGGAGAATGCGGTATTTGCTTGCCAAAGAAATGTGTTGCTCGTATCGTTCAACTCACTCATGATCTTGGTCACAATACCAATGGTCAGACAGTAGAATGGCTCTTACAACAGGCTGAACCCTTTATTATTGCCGCCACAGGCAAAGGTATCTCCCCTGTTCATGCACTTTCAACTCAAGctatgaatttggaaaagaaAGGAACTGTTAGTCTTGGAAAGAAGGACTTGTTTAAGAAGAAGCGTGCTAAGTGTGGCCAGCCGCTGCCACCTCCATATGACTATTTGATGAGGTTAGTTACAAACTATGAAATTGACTTTTCTGCCAATGATGTTTCAGTTGATGTGGGCATAAAAACTCACGAAGAAACTAAGAATCAAGGTGTGGCGGAGCAGAAGAAAGATTAG
- the LOC126786587 gene encoding uncharacterized protein LOC126786587 isoform X1: protein MANPRGFSVRTPAHEIRKKRAGGQRNKEELEKEVSLLQTVLNQEEKVHEVLEYAYNRKSSESASAIQIPTFIPQKAKELLAELAMVEGEISRLEDQIRKLKLGLKQEEQATKESKARQGQHDEKLSLTKRGVHHDSKGYETKALHFISKAIKGDYDLHNEHSLTQKMENLRHFSDQKENSFYEDVRVQSKVPRKGGFISAPSPSPLRASRHTSVPKLREVKQVISSDHLPPKTVPILTQQEENNQTWQPNKLSEEILKCLNLIYVRLLRTTRTMELEKSGPISRSLHSSSVVTSRSFRDDSSLNPKSSLLLQKESRQQDPYGIFNVEDSIPRDIGPYKNLVVFTSISMDPRSISASNSIPLLKKLRVLLNNLLTLDLGSLTYQQKLAFWINMYNACIMNGFLEFGAHSSADKLITFLNKATLNIGGKILNAQSIEQHILRKPAPAAPLKEALQKDENDDTGTVRQLYGLQSMDPNVTFALCCGTRSSPAVKIYTADSVVAELEKSKLEYLQASIVVTSTKKIALPELLLGNMLDFAVDVDSLVQWVCHQLPTSGTLRKSMVECFRGHSSGKISTTVEKMPYDFEFHYLLAM, encoded by the exons ATGGCTAACCCCAGAGGCTTTTCTGTTCGCACGCCAGCTCATGAGATT AGAAAGAAGAGAGCGGGTGGGCAGAGAAACAAAGAGGAGCTTGAAAAAGAG GTCTCTTTGCTTCAAACAGTGTTAAATCAAGAAGAGAAAGTACATGAGGTTTTGGAATACGCCTACAATCGAAAAAGTTCGGAGTCTGCTTCTGCTATTCAAATTCCAACATTTATTCCACAGAAG GCAAAGGAACTCTTAGCAGAGTTGGCTATGGTCGAAGGGGAAATTTCTCGACTCGAAGACCAAATCAGAAAACTTAAACTAGGACTTAAACAGGAAGAACAAGCTACTAAGGAATCTAAGGCTCGACAAGGGCAACATGATGAAAAACTAAGCCTCACAAAGAGAGGTGTTCATCATGACAGCAAAGGATACGAAACCAAGGCATTGCATTTCATAAGTAAAGCTATAAAAGGTGATTATGATCTACATAATGAGCACAGTTTAACTCAGAAAATGGAAAACTTGAGACATTTTTCTGATCAGAAAGAAAATTCGTTCTATGAGGATGTTAGAGTTCAGTCTAAGGTTCCACGTAAAGGTGGATTCATAAGTGCACCCTCACCCTCACCCTTGCGAGCTTCAAGACATACATCAGTACCAAAG cTGAGAGAAGTGAAACAAGTCATTTCTTCAGATCATCTTCCACCAAAAACTGTACCAATTTTAACACAACAAGAAGAGAACAACCAGACTTGGCAACCAAACAAGCTCTCAGAGGAAATTTTGAAGTGTCTGAACCTCATTTATGTTAGGCTGCTTAGAACAACCAGAACAATGGAATTAGAAAAATCAGGCCCAATTTCAAGGTCTTTGCACTCTTCTTCTGTTGTAACCTCAAGAAGCTTCAGGGATGATAGCAGCCTAAATCCCAAGTCAAGCCTTCTGTTACAGAAGGAATCAAGGCAACAAGACCCTTATGGCATCTTCAATGTCGAAGACTCTATTCCTAGGGATATTGGTCCTTACAAGAACTTGgttgtttttacctcaatttctATGGACCCTAGATCTATTTCAGCATCCAACTCCATTCCTTTACTGAAGAAGTTGAG GGTATTGCTGAACAATCTCCTGACTCTGGATTTGGGGTCCTTGACATACCAGCAGAAGTTAGCATTCTGGATCAACATGTACAATGCTTGTATCATGAAT GGCTTTCTCGAATTTGGCGCGCATTCTTCCGCAGACAAGCTAATCACATTTCTGAACAAG GCGACACTGAATATAGGTGGTAAGATTTTAAATGCTCAATCTATTGAGCAGCATATACTGAGGAAACCAGCACCTGCAGCTCCATTGAAAGAG GCTTTGCAGAAGGATGAGAACGATGATACAGGCACTGTTCGCCAACTCTATGGTCTTCAGTCCATGGATCCTAATGTCACATTTGCTCTGTGTTGTGGAACTCGTTCTTCTCCAGCG GTGAAGATATACACAGCTGATAGTGTCGTAGCAGAGCTGGAGAAATCAAAGTTGGAGTACTTGCAAGCATCAATTGTAGTGACCAGCACAAAGAAAATAGCATTGCCAGAACTGTTGCTCGGAAACATGCTCGATTTTGCTGTAGATGTGGACTCACTGGTTCAGTGGGTGTGCCACCAGTTGCCCACGTCTGGAACATTGAGAAAATCTATGGTGGAATGCTTCAGAGGACATAGCAGTGGCAAGATTTCTACCACTGTTGAGAAAATGCCATACGATTTTGAGTTTCATTATCTATTGGCCATGTGA
- the LOC126788861 gene encoding OVARIAN TUMOR DOMAIN-containing deubiquitinating enzyme 12-like, translating into MLTYEQDPDVVRWGLELFEGDPYLNCGYSGSVNQDGMHYYQGQYFKEDVYDTNCPNVEYDELIAHHALQEELSLLDIEEEPEISAEQVEHLQASVFPQDWSQQSIGNYGSGQEIVQGEADEVGPSSSCSSPDEKTYYGDDWSYSLELANEYTFDGERLNQMVPVPHVPKINGDIPSLDQATLDHQRLLDRLQLYGLVENKVQGDGNCQFRALADQFYRSPEHHEFVRQQIVNQLKSYPEIYEGYVPMAYDDYLEKMSRSGEWGDHVTLQAAADLYGVKIFVITSFKDTCYIEILPNTERSKRVICLSFWAEVHYNSIYSEGDVPTFETKKKKKRGMSRKHLESTSKYQ; encoded by the exons ATGCTTACATATGAGCAAGACCCGGATGTGGTTCGATGGGGTCTCGAGCTCTTTGAAGGTGATCCATATTTGAATTGTGGGTACAGTGGCTCTGTTAACCAAGATGGGATGCATTATTATCAGGGGCAGTATTTTAAGGAAGATGTTTATGATACAAATTGTCCCAATGTGGAATATGATGAACTTATTGCTCATCATGCTCTTCAAGAAGAGCTGTCACTACTGGATATAGAGGAAGAGCCTGAAATTTCAGCTGAACAAGTGGAGCATTTGCAAGCATCTGTCTTCCCACAAGATTGGTCGCAGCAGTCTATTGGAAATTATGGATCTG GACAGGAGATTGTTCAGGGTGAGGCAGATGAAGTTGGGCCTTCTAGTTCGTGTTCTAGCCCTGATGAAAAAACATATTATGGAGACGATTGGTCATATTCCCTAGAGCTGGCAAATGAATATACTTTTGATGGAGAAAGGTTGAACCAGATGGTTCCTGTCCCT CATGTTCCTAAAATTAATGGTGATATACCCTCGCTAGATCAAGCAACTTTAGATCACCAAAGGCTTCTGGACAg GTTGCAGTTATATGGGTTGGTTGAAAATAAGGTCCAAGGAGATGGAAACTGTCAG TTCCGAGCTCTAGCTGACCAATTTTATAGATCTCCTGAACACCACGAATTTGTGAGACAACAGATTGTAAATCAG CTTAAGTCTTACCCAGAGATATATGAAGGATATGTTCCTATGGCTTACGACGACTATTTGGAAAAGATGTCCAG GAGTGGTGAGTGGGGCGATCATGTAACTTTACAGGCTGCTGCAGACTTG TATGGAGTTAAAATTTTTGTCATAACATCTTTCAAGGACACCTGCTACATTGAAATTCTTCCTAATACTGAAAGGTCGAAACGAG TAATTTGTTTGAGCTTTTGGGCAGAGGTGCACTACAACTCAATTTATTCTGAAGGAG ATGTGCCTACATTtgagacgaagaagaagaagaaaagggggATGTCACGAAAGCACTTGGAGTCCACAAGTAAATACCAATGA